A genome region from Triticum aestivum cultivar Chinese Spring chromosome 2B, IWGSC CS RefSeq v2.1, whole genome shotgun sequence includes the following:
- the LOC123046248 gene encoding histone H1-like, producing MPALAKPAAAAPKPKPAAAKPKAAAAGAAHPTYFEMIKEAIAALKDRTGSSSVAIAKYIEEKHGKALPANFKKMLSVQLRASAAKGKLVKVKASYKLSDAAKKDAPKPKAAAKPSKDAAKPKKKAAEKPKKTAAAGTKRKAPEKKKLVTKAKKSPAAKAKAKPKTVRSPAAKKARKVAAA from the exons ATGCCTGCCCTCGCCAAGCCCGCCGCCGCGGCGCCGAAGCCGAAGccagccgccgccaagcccaaggCGGCCGCCGCTGGAGCCGCCCACCCGACCTACTTCGAG ATGATCAAGGAGGCGATCGCGGCGCTCAAGGACAGGACCGGGTCCAGCTCGGTCGCCATCGCCAAGTACATCGAGGAGAAGCACGGCAAGGCTCTCCCGGCCAACTTCAAGAAGATGCTCTCCGTCCAGCTACGCGCCTCCGCCGCCAAGGGCAAGCTCGTCAAGGTCAAGGCCTCCTACAAGCTCTCCGACGCCGCCAAGAAGGACGCGCCCAAGCCCAAAGCCGCGGCGAAGCCCTCCAAGGACGCCGCCAAGCCCAAGAAGAAGGCGGCCGAGAAGCCCAAGAAGACCGCCGCCGCTGGCACCAAGCGCAAGGCGCCCGAGAAGAAGAAGCTGGTCACCAAGGCCAAGAAGTCGCCCGCTGCCAAGGCCAAGGCGAAGCCGAAGACCGTCCGCTCCCCGGCCGCCAAGAAGGCCCGCAAGGTCGCCGCCGCCTGA